The Syngnathus scovelli strain Florida chromosome 13, RoL_Ssco_1.2, whole genome shotgun sequence genome has a window encoding:
- the LOC125979970 gene encoding low-density lipoprotein receptor-related protein 4 — protein MTTPRENGRQNRPPLPPKTQPPIKPSCTSPSFLCPDSTCIPPTQICDGIKDCPDGSDEKTCLKRCPNRSDFLCKDRRSCVLKKLVCDGRAHCHDSSDEVDCSPVAPPPPPANRNSVLKCRLGSRPCLDQTHCVPYSHVCDGENDCADGSDEVECETPSSSSPASNELPTPAKHFYKPTPKPSCTSPSTFCPNSVVCIKPTQMCDGIIDCPDASDENCVKRCPSKTDFLCKDRRSCVSQDFFCDGRAHCHDGSDEADCPTVAPPVTRAKMRKCRMGFQLCQDGSQCVPYSHVCDGEQDCADGSDEAECEGPTSSIPGLNVSPSTAKPFYKPSCRSPTVLCPNSFLCIAPTQMCDGRKDCPDGSDEDCVEKCPSRTDFLCKDGRSCVSSALVCDGRAHCHDGSDEVDCRRVVPRLTTARVLKCRKGTRPCQDGTECVLNSHVCDGEKDCLDGSDEEGCQNTCAEGEFQCAHGVMCIPEAQVCDGRAQCSDRSDELDCWERTKSCEFRCADGHRCIPKKFLCDGEPDCVDGTDELGCDAPTTPTITSMFPSPAPVCITPSVQCPTSSLCIAPKQLCDGKPDCPDSFDESDCVLKCKSRREFLCNDRRKCIPRMYVCDGRAHCADASDEKKCKSPDRGSPSSRDKAVPLKCRNGFQPCKDGLGCVMYSHVCDGEKDCQDGSDEEGCAAECKADEFQCHHGHRCVRTDQVCDGQYDCQDRSDEISCESQMSGCHHRCDNSTRCIPASFLCDGERDCADGSDEDKCGLKFCDVEQFRCTSGQCVSVALRCDGYADCGDRSDEADCSRPPRCPAQLRCPHSHECLQSEWLCDGEEDCKDGSDEKNCETKPPPCRVYQWQCGSSSQCVPVSWRCDGKADCHNGVDEDKCKPRKCPSHLYRCGSGECVDPRLACNGLINCADSSDEGVGCTLRNCSSPSLPRCDHSCVSTPNGPRCYCAAGFTLHSDAVSCVDTNECNLMPHEACKHTCLNTRGSFMCRCQPGFYLEPDNKSCKTKDEPLLVASVQSELLLLGVQSGSLRLLTSAYQPVFSLDYHWAQQRVYWLSPDYQSIRWADMTKDSSSKGTLIKGVKSDFIAVDWVGKNLYWVDGLVGQIRAVRLSDTTLKSEDYTVVLAEDLEQPRSLVLIPQKGLMMWSEIGSSPQIQRSGMDGSKTKVVVSNSLSWPVSLAYDFLDERVYWADEKLRCIGSASLDGDDVKILQLAETPSPFSVAVFNDRIFWSDTKRRTIRSADKNTGKDQKVLLKRPGQPFGLKLMHPLSQPTLSNPCNQLRCSHMCLLTTGASEMQPAAVCRCPKGLILSKDKITCSLPLDSSFILLLSSTTVYQVYFKSLRQDGVGLKSMPNSRVLLIPGVVEATGLDLALQALALFVADGKQGTVDMLNLSGPRSRQALTRAGRLVQLKDDFVMALAVDWVTLNIYWSSISRPNLHVTSSREGYSTSLLQGNLKRTTSIAVHPPSGQLCYTALVGSKNQAEVSCAWMDGRRKTVLWTKSSSPLSLVFSKNGTSIYWVDTVEGLICSIGLDGSGYKQYKAGPGLVTSITYIENMLLWITLEKEVTKMWFSDGNHPKQLWFETKSSLVEIRAYSQDSQTGSNKCAVNNGECEHICLPYPGGRVCKCARGFYSNGPTSCAPEHPCPKGEQACLDASKCINSSNFCDRRVDCPDQSDEQDCPQTNDQLPKLPVEPPQNSKDTSSCSQQYCSGHGSCVTQGEIINCQCTTGYRGTFCQEKESRRRHVGVILVVFCLLVVVLGLSLLFAKRKGWLSIGSKSPDKETLMSNMVLQSDYADDDCEELESPADLKNPPVAS, from the exons ATGACGACGCCTCGAGAAAATGGCCGCCAAAATCGACCTCCATTGCCTCCCAAGACTCAACCTCCCATCAAGCCGTCTTGCACCAGTCCTTCGTTTCTGTGTCCAGATTCAACGTGCATCCCCCCAACGCAGATATGTGACGGCATTAAAGATTGTCCTGACGGATCTGATGAGAAAACATGCCTGAAACGATGCCCAAATAGAT CGGACTTCCTCTGCAAAGACAGGCGGAGCTGTGTTCTCAAGAAGCTGGTTTGCGATGGCCGAGCTCATTGTCACGACAGCTCCGATGAGGTTGACTGTTCGCCCGtagctccgcctcctccgccTGCCAACCGGAATTCGGTGCTCAAGTGTCGTTTAGGTTCCCGGCCGTGTCTGGATCAGACTCACTGCGTTCCTTACAGCCATGTGTGTGATGGAGAAAACGACTGTGCCGACGGTTCAGATGAAGTGGAATGTG AAACACCATCCTCCTCCAGTCCAGCCTCAAATGAACTTCCCACACCAGCAAAGCACTTTTACAAGCCTACACCAAAACCATCTTGTACGAGTCCATCGACGTTCTGCCCAAATTCAGTCGTTTGCATTAAACCGACACAAATGTGCGACGGAATAATAGACTGTCCCGACGCCTCAGACGAGAACTGTGTCAAAAGATGTCCTTCAAAGA CTGACTTTTTGTGCAAGGATAGAAGGAGCTGCGTCTCGCAGGACTTCTTCTGTGACGGACGCGCTCATTGCCACGACGGCTCGGATGAGGCCGACTGTCCGACCGTAGCTCCTCCTGTCACCCGAGCGAAGATGCGAAAATGCCGCATGGGCTTCCAGCTATGTCAGGATGGGAGTCAATGTGTTCCTTACAGTCATGTGTGCGATGGAGAACAAGACTGTGCTGATGGTTCAGATGAAGCGGAATGTG AAGGTCCAACTTCCTCCATTCCGGGCTTAAATGTATCGCCTTCAACAGCCAAGCCCTTTTACAAGCCGTCTTGTCGGAGTCCAACCGTGTTGTGCCCAAATTCTTTTCTCTGCATCGCCCCGACGCAAATGTGTGACGGAAGAAAAGACTGTCCTGATGGATCAGATGAAGACTGTGTGGAAAAATGCCCTTCGAGGA CCGACTTTCTTTGCAAGGATGGTCGGAGCTGCGTCTCCAGCGCTCTCGTGTGCGATGGCCGAGCTCATTGCCACGACGGCTCCGACGAGGTGGATTGTCGGAGGGTAGTTCCTCGATTAACGACGGCTCGGGTGCTGAAATGCCGGAAGGGCACGAGGCCGTGTCAGGATGGCACGGAGTGTGTGCTTAACAGCCACGTTTGTGATGGGGAAAAAGATTGTCTGGATGGATCGGATGAAGAAGGATGCCAGAACACGTGTGCAGAAG GTGAGTTCCAGTGTGCTCACGGAGTGATGTGCATCCCCGAGGCTCAAGTCTGTGACGGACGGGCTCAGTGTAGCGACCGTTCGGATGAGCTGGACTGCTGGGAACGAACCAAAAGCTGCGAGTTTCGCTGCGCCGACGGCCATCGCTGCATCCCAAAGAAATTCCTGTGCGATGGCGAGCCCGACTGCGTTGACGGCACCGACGAGCTCGGCTGTG ATGCACCGACCACGCCAACAATTACGTCCATGTTTCCGAGTCCCGCTCCGGTTTGCATCACCCCTTCAGTTCAATGCCCGACTTCATCGTTGTGCATCGCTCCAAAACAGCTTTGCGACGGGAAACCGGACTGTCCAGATTCTTTTGACGAGAGCGACTGTGTTTTAAAGTGCAAAAGCCGAA GGGAATTCTTGTGCAACGATCGGCGAAAGTGCATCCCCAGGATGTACGTGTGCGACGGTCGTGCCCACTGTGCTGACGCCTCCGACGAAAAGAAGTGCAAGTCCCCCGATCGCGGTTCACCTT CCTCCAGGGATAAGGCGGTTCCCCTCAAATGCCGAAACGGCTTCCAGCCGTGTAAAGACGGTCTGGGGTGCGTCATGTACAGCCACGTGTGCGACGGAGAGAAGGATTGTCAGGATGGATCGGATGAAGAGGGTTGCGCTGCTGAATGCAAAGCGG ATGAGTTTCAATGCCATCACGGTCACAGATGCGTCCGAACCGATCAGGTGTGCGACGGACAGTACGACTGTCAAGACCGCTCCGATGAAATCAGCTGCGAAAGTCAAATGTCGGGCTGCCATCATCGTTGCGATAACTCAACGCGATGCATACCGGCGAGCTTCTTGTGTGACGGCGAACGAGACTGCGCCGATGGTTCGGATGAAGACAAGTGCG GTTTGAAGTTCTGCGACGTGGAACAGTTCCGCTGCACCAGCGGGCAGTGCGTGTCGGTGGCCCTTCGATGCGACGGCTACGCGGACTGTGGCGACCGCTCGGACGAGGCGGACTGCTCCAGACCGCCGCGCTGCCCGGCCCAGCTACGATGCCCTCACAGTCACGAATGCCTGCAGAGTGAATGGCTGTGCGACGGGGAGGAAGACTGCAAGGATGGCTCGGATGAAAAA AACTGTGAGACAAAGCCACCGCCGTGTCGGGTGTATCAGTGGCAGTGTGGAAGCAGCAGCCAATGCGTCCCCGTTTCCTGGAGATGCGACGGGAAGGCCGACTGTCACAATGGCGTGGATGAGGACAAAT GCAAACCGAGAAAGTGCCCCTCCCACCTTTACCGGTGCGGCAGCGGCGAGTGCGTTGATCCCCGACTGGCGTGCAACGGCTTGATCAACTGTGCCGACAGCTCGGACGAGGGCGTGGGATGCACGTTGCGCAACTGCTCCAGCCCTTCACTACCTCGTTGTGATCATAGCTGTGTCAGCACTCCAAATGGACCG aggtGTTACTGCGCAGCAGGTTTCACGCTACATTCCGACGCCGTCTCCTGCGTGGACACCAACGAATGCAATCTGATGCCTCACGAAGCATGTAAACACACCTGCCTCAACACTCGTGGGTCCTTCATGTGTCGGTGCCAACCCGGCTTCTACCTGGAGCCCGACAACAAAAGCTGCAAGACCAAAG ATGAGCCACTGCTCGTGGCGTCCGTCCAGTCCGAGCTTTTGCTTCTTGGAGTTCAAAGCGGCTCCTTGCGTCTTCTGACTTCGGCCTACCAGCCGGTCTTTTCGTTGGACTACCACTGGGCTCAGCAGAGGGTTTACTGGCTCAGTCCGGACTACCAGAGTATCCGCTGGGCCGACATGACAAAAGACTCCAGCAGTAAAGGGACACTTATCAAAG GGGTCAAGTCGGATTTCATTGCGGTGGACTGGGTAGGTAAGAACCTGTACTGGGTGGATGGACTCGTTGGCCAAATTCGGGCGGTGCGCCTCAGTGACACCACGTTGAAGTCTGAAGATTACACGGTGGTGCTGGCTGAAGATCTTGAGCAGCCTCGCTCGCTGGTGCTGATCCCGCAGAAAGG GTTGATGATGTGGTCCGAGATCGGTAGCTCCCCTCAGATCCAGCGCTCGGGAATGGATGGATCCAAGACGAAGGTGGTGGTGAGCAACAGCTTGAGCTGGCCTGTAAGTTTGGCTTATGATTTCCTGGACGAGCGCGTTTACTGGGCCGACGAGAAGCTCCGCTGCATCGGATCGGCTTCTCTGGATGGAGATGATGTCAAG ATTCTCCAGCTGGCCGAAACTCCGAGCCCCTTCTCAGTGGCCGTGTTCAATGATCGGATTTTCTGGTCCGACACCAAGCGGAGAACCATCCGCTCAGCTGATAAGAACACGGGGAAAGACCAGAAGGTTCTTCTCAAAAGACCAGGGCAGCCTTTTGGGCTGAAG CTGATGCATCCCCTTTCCCAGCCCACCTTATCCAACCCCTGCAACCAACTGAGGTGCTCCCACATGTGCCTCCTCACAACCGGAGCATCCGAGATGCAGCCGGCAGCAGTTTGCCGCTGTCCAAAGGGGCTGATACTCTCCAAGGACAAGATCACCTGCTCGCTACCGTTGGATTCCTCCTTCATCCTGCTTCTGTCTTCTACAACAGTCTATCAG GTTTACTTTAAGTCCTTGCGTCAAGATGGCGTCGGTCTGAAAAGTATGCCAAATAGCCGAGTGTTGCTCATTCCTGGAGTTGTTGAGGCCACCGGACTGGATCTGGCTCTCCAAGCTTTGGCCTTGTTTGTGGCTGACGGTAAACAAGGTACTGTCGATATGCTGAACTTAAGCGGGCCCAGATCCAGACAGGCACTGACACGAGCTGGTCGGCTTGTACAACTGAAG GATGATTTCGTCATGGCGCTGGCGGTCGACTGGGTGACCTTGAACATCTACTGGAGCAGCATCAGCCGACCTAACCTCCACGTGACGAGCAGCCGTGAAGGCTACAGCACCtctctgctgcagggaaaccttAAG CGCACAACCTCCATTGCTGTGCATCCCCCCTCGGGTCAACTTTGCTACACGGCCCTCGTGGGCAGTAAGAACCAAGCTGAAGTGAGCTGCGCGTGGATGGATGGCCGACGCAAAACGGTGCTTTGGACCAAGTCCTCCAGCCCCCTGTCATTGGTCTTTTCCAAGAATGGAACTTCAATCTACTGGGTTGACACAG TTGAAGGCCTCATCTGCTCTATTGGACTGGATGGCTCAGGCTACAAACAATACAAAGCAGGGCCAGGTTTAGTTACCTCCATCACGTACATTGAGAATATGCTCCTCTGGATAACACTGGAAAAgg AGGTCACCAAAATGTGGTTCAGCGACGGCAACCATCCCAAACAACTTTGGTTCGAGACAAAAAGCAGCCTGGTGGAAATCCGAGCGTACAGTCAGGACAGCCAGACGG GATCCAATAAGTGCGCCGTCAACAACGGGGAATGCGAGCATATATGCCTGCCGTACCCCGGAGGTCGCGTGTGCAAATGTGCACGTGGTTTTTACAGCAACGGTCCCACATCCTGCGCACCAGAGCACCCGTGCCCCAAAGGGGAGCAAGCTTGTCTTGATGCTAGCAAGTGTATCAACAGCAGCAACTTCTGTGACCGACGTGTGGACTGTCCCGACCAGTCGGACGAACAAGACT GTCCACAAACGAATGATCAACTTCCCAAGCTACCCGTGGAACCTCCTCAGAACTCCAAGGACACGTCCTCGTGTAGTCAACAATATTGCAGCGGCCATGGCAGCTGCGTCACTCAAGGCGAAATAATTAACTGTCAATGCACGACTGGCTACCGAGGGACGTTTTGTCAAGAGAAGGAAAGCCGGCGAAGACACGTCGGTGTGATCCTGGTGGTCTTCTGCCTGCTCGTTGTCGTCTTGGGGCTCTCGCTTCTTTTTGCGAAAAG GAAGGGCTGGCTTTCAATCGGAAGCAAATCGCCGGACAAAGAAACGTTGATGTCAAACATGGTGCTGCAAAGTGACTATGCGGATGATGACTGTGAG GAACTCGAGTCCCCAGCCGACTTGAAGAACCCCCCAGTAGCTTCCTAG
- the LOC137840882 gene encoding vitellogenin receptor-like: protein MDFHSDESCVSDMKSRQLICLLILSILHAATGQDFQCHPNQWQCDDGSCIADKWRCDGEGDCLDGSDEMDCTVPPGSSNCPLGQFPCVGSVGCVDASARCDGQKQCPTGSDEENCDVTLGCLDSDWTCRNRICIPIELRCDGKNDCMDNSDEEGCVVCREGGLQCADVCLSADQMCDGKFHCLDGSDEPVTCGQTCSVKNGGCSHVCVEESWGASCTCPPGYKLDLNGAVCKDVDECALPFTPCLHHCTNTVGSYFCHCREGFSQDESFGCLATGNVTRLLTVRRTSVGLLNVKSQRFEVLQTLKFNPVALTYDIARGHYYWADDMGVIYKSDGQRTWTIHAGEPGIKGLACDWLNGNLFWTNQRTESIYVQADDEKSSTILLSKSISPSELVVLPVESLMFWINTGPGTRVTIEWSWMDGSDRNSLIVLTAQMAHGLTADVAARRLYWISDAKMSIETVKVDGTGRYTFTGLFNKRPALNLAVFESSFYWADDKGVWQVPQSQPNRKKFLWKSTLPLLTVFHELQQPRGSSACAKTPCQICVLTKSNPVGFTCTCPTSKVLMVDGTCDYPRFLYATSKSINLLEFKGSQSIETKIFATDEGILSFDVNWKSDWLYWANQTGHLQRTSLTQVKTEWIPTKVSVCLIKVDQKSGSVYWVSCDQSRIGSVEVDSRSQRQLYHTTREIRSLFLDWLRGGVIWLEEEFIFSMSMTGGKARELLRLDGVVENLAFDLRAASLLWNSDTAGLMTLSLHQGNKHKAGKRWNVSGSLLGALEPYLLSLSSDIMTLWDRRDGRRIQDVTTRGPVVSVVEALRDVHAVPVSAVCSSVLCKGTAICLPPNKLCDGKKDCPDGDDESFCLQNCPSKDDFKCKDRKSCVSRALVCDGRSHCFDGSDEVGCPAVAAVGARVDAVRCRKGSRPCKNGIECVLYTHVCDGEKDCKDGSDEEHCEQDVTSPNPNEITKAAPALPACISPSVLCPHPSVRLCISPTQFCDGREDCPDGFDENNCVKRCSSKNDFRCKDRRSCVPRSLVCDGRAHCHDGSDEVGCPGVPIPAGQAKALKCLIGSQLCRDGSHCVPFGHVCDGEPDCRDGSDEERCDTLMTTPPENGRRNGPPLPAKTQPPIKPSCTSPSFLCPDSTCIPPTQICDGFKDCPDGSDEKTCLKRCPNRSDFLCKDKRSCVLKKLVCDGRAHCHDSSDEVDCSPVAPPPPPANRNSVLKCRLGSRPCRDQSQCVPYSHVCDGEKDCWDGSDEEECDTGMTTPRENGRRNRLPLPAKTQPPIKPSCTSPSFLCPDSTCIPPTQICDGFKDCPDGSDEKTCLKRCPNRSDFLCKDRRSCVLKKLVCDGRAHCHDSSDEVDCSPVAPPPPPANRNSVLKCRLGSRPCRDQTQCVPYSHVCDGEKDCWDGSDEEECGMFFFLLI, encoded by the exons ATGGACTTCCATTCAGATGAGTCGTGCGTGTCCGACATGAAGTCACGCCAACTCATTTGTTTGCTGATCCTGTCGATTTTACACGCCGCCACAG GGCAAGATTTCCAGTGTCATCCAAATCAATGGCAATGTGACGATGGAAGTTGCATTGCTGATAAATGGAGATGCGATGGAGAAGGGGACTGCCTGGATGGCTCTGATGAGATGGACTGTACTG TTCCTCCAGGCTCCTCCAACTGTCCACTCGGTCAGTTCCCATGCGTGGGCTCTGTCGGCTGTGTTGACGCATCGGCACGCTGCGATGGACAGAAGCAGTGTCCAACCGGCTCCGATGAGGAGAACTGCGATGTCACTTTAGGTTGTTTGGACTCGGACTGGACTTGTCGGAACCGCATTTGCATTCCCATAGAGCTCCGCTGTGATGGAAAGAATGACTGCATGGACAACTCTGATGAGGAGGGCTGTG TTGTTTGCCGTGAGGGTGGCCTCCAGTGCGCAGATGTATGTCTGTCTGCTGACCAGATGTGTGATGGAAAGTTTCATTGCTTGGACGGCAGCGACGAGCCCGTAACCTGCG GTCAGACCTGCTCTGTGAAAAATGGAGGTTGTAGCCACGTGTGTGTGGAGGAGTCATGGGGTGCTTCGTGCACATGTCCTCCTGGCTATAAACTTGACCTCAATGGGGCAGTCTGCAAAG ATGTGGATGAATGCGCCCTTCCCTTCACGCCATGCCTCCACCACTGCACCAATACAGTTGGATCTTATTTTTGCCACTGCCGAGAAGGCTTCAGTCAGGATGAGAGCTTTGGCTGTCTGGCCACAG GGAACGTTACCAGACTGCTGACAGTTCGGAGGACATCCGTCGGGTTACTAAATGTGAAGTCGCAAAGATTTGAGGTGCTCCAAACTCTAAAGTTCAACCCGGTGGCCTTGACCTATGACATTGCCCGGGGTCACTACTACTGGGCTGACGACATGGGAGTCATCTATAAGAGTGATGGGCAGCGTACTTGGACAATCCATGCTG GTGAGCCTGGAATCAAAGGGCTGGCTTGTGACTGGCTGAATGGAAATCTTTTCtggaccaatcagaggacagaaTCAATCTACGTGCAAGCAGATGATGAGAAAAGTTCCACCATTTTGTTGAGCAAATCAATCAGCCCATCAGAATTGGTTGTTCTACCAGTGGAGAG CTTGATGTTTTGGATCAACACGGGCCCTGGCACGAGGGTGACCATAGAGTGGTCATGGATGGATGGGTCGGACAGAAACTCTCTGATTGTACTGACGGCACAAATGGCCCATGGACTCACAGCAGATGTGGCCGCTAGGAGGCTCTACTGGATCAGTGACGCCAAGATg TCCATCGAGACGGTGAAAGTGGATGGCACCGGCCGCTACACGTTCACCGGACTCTTCAACAAGAGACCGGCTCTCAACCTGGCCGTGTTTGAAAGTTCCTTCTACTGGGCGGACGACAAAGGAGTCTGGCAGGTTCCGCAGAGCCAACCAAACCGGAAGAAGTTTCTGTGGAAATCCACACTTCCACTTTTGACAGTCTTTCATGAGCTGCAGCAGCCGAGAG GTTCTTCTGCATGTGCCAAGACCCCATGCCAGATATGTGTGCTCACCAAAAGCAACCCTGTGGGCTTTACCTGCACTTGTCCCACCTCCAAAGTCCTGATGGTTGATGGAACATGCGACT ATCCAAGATTCCTCTATGCCACCTCCAAAAGTATCAACCTGTTGGAGTTTAAAGGCAGCCAGTCGATAGAAACGAAGATCTTTGCTACTGACGAGGGCATCTTGTCTTTTGATGTGAACTGGAAAAGTGACTGGCTGTACTGGGCCAACCAAACTGGTCACCTCCAGCGCACCAGTTTAACACAAGTCAAGACGGAGTGGATTCCTACAAAAGTGTCAG tttgtctcATTAAAGTCGACCAAAAGAGTGGAAGCGTGTATTGGGTGTCATGTGACCAAAGCCGGATCGGCTCGGTGGAAGTGGACAGCCGTTCCCAGCGGCAGTTGTACCACACCACCAGAGAGATTCGAAGCCTCTTCCTGGACTGGCTGAGGGGCGGAGTCATCTGGTTGGAGGAGGAGTTTATCTTCTCAATGAGCATGACGGGAGGCAAAGCCAGAGAACTTCTGCGCTTGGATGGAGTCGTAGAGAATTTAGCCTTTGACCTCAGAGCCGCGAGTCTGTTGTGGAACTCCGACACGGCAG GCCTGATGACATTGAGTCTGCACCAAGGGAATAagcacaaagcgggaaaaagatGGAACGTTTCCGGCTCGCTATTGGGCGCCCTGGAACCTTACCTGTTGTCGCTGTCCTCTGACATCATGACCCTGTGGGACCGACGTGACGGGCGCCGTATCCAGGATGTGACAACCAGAGGTCCCGTGGTCAGTGTGGTGGAGGCACTCCGGGACGTCCATGCAG TTCCGGTTAGTGCCGTCTGCTCGTCGGTGCTATGCAAGGGCACCGCCATCTGCCTGCCTCCAAATAAACTGTGTGATGGCAAAAAGGACTGCCCTGATGGAGATGATGAAAGTTTTTGTCTTCAGAACTGTCCATCCAAAG ATGATTTCAAATGTAAGGACCGGAAGAGCTGCGTGTCGAGAGCGCTGGTGTGCGACGGCCGCTCTCATTGCTTCGACGGCTCGGACGAGGTCGGGTGCCCAGCCGTTGCCGCAGTCGGGGCTCGGGTGGATGCCGTCAGGTGTCGAAAAGGCTCCAGACCGTGTAAGAACGGCATCGAGTGTGTTCTGTACACACACGTGTGCGATGGGGAGAAAGATTGTAAGGATGGCTCGGACGAAGAACATTGTG AGCAGGACGTGACCTCGCCAAATCCAAACGAAATCACAAAAGCCGCGCCGGCGCTTCCCGCCTGCATCAGCCCGTCCGTCCTTTGTCCCCACCCTTCTGTCCGTCTCTGCATCTCCCCAACGCAATTTTGTGACGGGCGAGAAGACTGCCCTGACGGCTTTGATGAAAATAACTGCGTGAAAAGATGTTCCTCCAAAA ATGATTTCCGCTGCAAGGACCGAAGGAGCTGCGTCCCCCGGAGCCTGGTTTGTGACGGGCGTGCTCATTGTCACGACGGCTCCGATGAAGTCGGCTGTCCTGGTGTTCCGATCCCTGCCGGCCAAGCCAAAGCTTTGAAGTGCCTGATTGGCTCCCAGTTGTGCCGAGATGGCAGCCACTGCGTTCCTTTCGGTCACGTGTGTGACGGCGAGCCAGACTGCAGAGATGGATCGGATGAAGAAAGATGCG ACACGCTGATGACAACGCCTCCAGAAAATGGCCGCCGAAATGGACCTCCATTACCTGCCAAGACTCAACCTCCCATCAAGCCGTCTTGCACCAGCCCTTCGTTTCTGTGTCCAGATTCAACTTGTATCCCCCCAACGCAGATATGTGACGGCTTTAAAGATTGTCCTGACGGATCTGATGAGAAAACATGCCTGAAACGATGCCCAAATAGAT CGGACTTCCTCTGCAAAGACAAGAGGAGCTGTGTTCTCAAAAAGCTGGTTTGCGATGGCCGAGCCCATTGTCACGACAGCTCCGATGAGGTTGACTGTTCGCCTGtagctccgcctcctccgccTGCCAACCGGAATTCGGTGCTGAAGTGTCGTTTAGGTTCCCGGCCGTGTCGGGATCAGTCTCAATGCGTTCCTTACAGCCATGTGTGTGATGGAGAAAAAGACTGTTGGGATGGCTCCGATGAAGAAGAATGTG ACACTGGGATGACGACGCCTCGAGAAAATGGCCGCCGAAATCGACTTCCATTGCCTGCCAAGACTCAACCTCCCATCAAGCCGTCTTGCACCAGCCCTTCATTTCTGTGTCCAGATTCAACTTGTATCCCCCCAACGCAGATATGTGACGGCTTTAAAGATTGTCCTGACGGATCTGATGAGAAAACATGCCTGAAACGATGCCCAAATAGAT CGGACTTCCTCTGCAAAGACAGGCGGAGCTGTGTTCTCAAAAAGCTGGTTTGCGATGGCCGAGCCCATTGTCACGACAGCTCCGATGAGGTTGACTGTTCGCCCGtagctccgcctcctccgccTGCCAACCGGAATTCGGTGCTGAAGTGTCGTTTAGGTTCCCGGCCGTGTCGGGATCAGACTCAATGCGTTCCTTACAGCCATGTGTGTGATGGAGAAAAAGACTGTTGGGATGGCTCAGATGAAGAAGAatgtggtatgtttttttttcttttaatataa